A genomic window from Chanos chanos chromosome 14, fChaCha1.1, whole genome shotgun sequence includes:
- the LOC115827602 gene encoding retinol dehydrogenase 14, translated as MYLLYTILAALLCFLVLKWTKRRRYCMDVKRLDGKTVLITGGNSGIGKETAVALAMRGARVIIACRDEERAAKAVREIKARSHNMNVLHMDLDLANVRSVRDFCKSFLQREKRLDILINNAGMPSVLDWTDDHFSMCFGVNHLGHFLLTNLLLGRLQESAPSRVITLTCSLYKYQKLDFQDLNYNLLPFFTYCRSKLANIYFTQELARLTEGKGVTAYAVHPGYVQSNWTCHYSVLFRILMRVIMFMFFVSCELGAQTVVHCAVTDEVTQHNGGYFSDCRPAALRPFAEDAGVAKKLWEASERLVKLA; from the exons ATGTATCTTTTATACACTATTCTTGCAGCTTTGTTGTGCTTCCTGGTCTTAAAATGGACGAAGAGAAGGCGCTACTGCATGGACGTGAAAAGACTCGATGGAAAAACGGTTCTTATCACTG GAGGGAATTCGGGGATCGGAAAAGAGACGGCCGTAGCCCTGGCCATGAGAGGGGCTCGTGTTATCATCGCCTGTCGAGACGAAGAGAGAGCAGCGAAAGCCGTGCGCGAGATCAAGGCCAGGAGTCATAACATGAACGTCCTTCACATGGATTTAGATCTGGCCAATGTGCGATCCGTGCGAGACTTCTGCAAGAGTTTCttacagagggagaagagattGGACATTCTGATCAATAACGCAG GCATGCCCAGTGTTCTAGACTGGACCGATGATCATTTCAGCATGTGTTTTGGGGTGAACCATCTGGGTCACTTCCTGCTCACCAACCTGTTGCTGGGCAGACTCCAGGAGAGCGCCCCCAGCAGGGTGATCACGTTAACGTGCTCCCTCTACAAATACCAGAAGCTGGACTTCCAGGACCTGAACTACAACCTCCTGCCCTTTTTCACCTACTGTCGCAGTAAACTGGCTAACATCTACTTCACCCAGGAGCTGGCCCGCCTGACGGAGGGAAAAGGGGTGACTGCGTACGCGGTGCATCCAG GCTACGTTCAGAGCAACTGGACCTGTCACTATTCCGTCCTGTTCCGGATTCTGATGCGGGTGatcatgttcatgttttttgtgTCGTGCGAGCTGGGAGCGCAGACGGTCGTTCACTGCGCCGTGACAGACGAGGTTACTCAACACAACGGCGGCTACTTCAGCGACTGCCGACCCGCAGCCCTCCGACCGTTCGCCGAAGACGCTGGAGTCGCCAAGAAACTGTGGGAGGCTAGTGAACGGCTGGTGAAACTGGCCTGA
- the susd2 gene encoding sushi domain-containing protein 2 has translation MGVHARQYEINKRSVQQIQLFVTMGSESGDRLLFAITFIVLFQLFFTTNAQTCAGNCGKKLDSCSCHATCQSLRECCPDFKQFCVEITPHSGSLLGGTDFLVLDSVFNPNDKIICRFNGETETEGYVDGDGRGHCISPLLYESGWIPFDISTDGVNFKASGRWLSVHHSKLDSAFKIVLKNATQWQYYGTPGTTGTLEMTWNASLIKADRVNVELWGYEETGEPYSSNWAPEWRYLYTLGKDVPNSGSFSFVPVSAKKPYSDWHMGSMRVSPSTKPDGQMGVNALWSGAHALAWHLEEEFRKDPAGWALDKCVEWDALEKSMPNFLEEIADCPCTLAQARADTGRFHTDYGCDIEKGSKCTYHPGSVHCVRAIQASPKYAAGQQCCYDKAGAQVLTGDSIGGSTPDRGHDWGSPPYKKPPRVPGLSHWKYDVITFYYCCLWSDNCHYYFTHRPSSDCRTYTPPKAGVVLGDPHFVTFDGASYTFNGKGEYILTHSPDYNLTIQGRTEPMNGTALKATRLTSVAMREAASDVVEVRLIDGADQLEVLVNQRVLSFSEQSWIDLKGVFVYSSISKNATVMFPSGAGVEVRAGPGTLATTVLLPREFRDKTRGLLGRMNENPDDDLTSSSGEVIGATENKPEDVFRFGASWAIANETSLFTYDSEYLLKEYYFGPKHDPAFVPAFSVTEDSGDPLLEQTLKMCFGKGSQFCKYDALVTRNLEMGNATLRSFQSHQSVIKDLEPVLSCGWLPPPSHGQKEGQLYLEGAKVTFSCNHGYRLYGSAERTCLDTGKWSGETASCVSDNTLAIVLGSVGAILTLVVMAIAIALYTRKQKRERSKNADAKADSERSSIPVQNL, from the exons ATGGGTGTTCACGCGCGGcagtatgaaataaataaacgaagTGTTCAGCAGATTCAGCTCTTTGTCACAATGGGGAGCGAATCCGGAGACCGACTTCTGTTCGCCATAacttttatagttttatttCAACTTTTCTTCACGACGAACG CCCAAACATGCGCTGGAAACTGTGGTAAAAAGTTGGATTCTTGCTCGTGTCACGCCACATGTCAATCTCTCCGGGAGTGCTGTCCGGACTTCAAACAGTTTTGTGTGGAGATCACGCCGCACTCTGGGTCTTTGCTGGGGGGCACAGACTTCTTAGTACTCGACTCTGTATTTAACCCGAACGACAAGATTATATGCAG ATTCAatggtgagacagagacagagggctaCGTTGACGGAGATGGCCGAGGCCACTGCATCTCTCCGTTGCTGTATGAATCTGGTTGGATACCGTTTGATATTTCCACAGATGGGGTGAATTTCAAGGCATCAGGGCGCTGGTTGTCAG TTCATCACAGCAAACTGGACAGCGCCTTCAAAATCGTCCTGAAAAACGCGACGCAGTGGCAGTATTACGGCACCCCCGGCACGACGGGGACCTTAGAGATGACCTGGAATGCCTCTCTCATCAAAGCAGACAGGGTCAATGTGGAGCTCTGGGGTTACGAAGAGACCG GGGAGCCCTACTCCAGTAACTGGGCTCCGGAATGGAGGTACCTTTACACTCTGGGAAAAGACGTTCCAAACAGCGGGAGTTTCAGCTTTGTTCCCGTGTCAGCGAAGAAGCCATATTCTGACTGGCACATGGGCAGCATGCGTGTCAGTCCCAGCACAAAGCCAGACGGACAAAT GGGGGTAAATGCCCTTTGGAGCGGTGCCCACGCTTTGGCCTGGCATTTAGAGGAGGAATTTCGTAAAGACCCTGCAGGCTGGGCGTTGGATAAGTGTGTGGAATGGGACGCCCTGGAAAAGAGCATGCCTAATTTCCTGGAGGAGATTGCCGACTGTCCCTGTACACTGGCCCAGGCCCGAGCGGACACGGGTCGGTTCCAT ACGGACTACGGCTGTGACATAGAGAAGGGCAGTAAGTGCACCTACCACCCGGGCAGTGTACACTGTGTCCGAGCAATACAGGCCAG CCCTAAATACGCAGCGGGGCAGCAGTGTTGCTATGACAAAGCAGGAGCTCAGGTGTTGACGGGGGACTCGATTGGGGGGAGTACCCCAGATCGGGGCCATGACTGGGGCTCCCCTCCCTACAAGAAACCTCCCAGGGTCCCAGGCCTGTCTCACTGGAAGTACGACGTGATCACGTTCTACTACTGCTGCCTGTGGTCGGACAACTGTCACTATTACTTCACCCACCGGCCCTCCAGTGACTGCAGGACTTACACGCCGCCCAAAGCAG GTGTTGTACTCGGGGACCCCCACTTCGTAACGTTCGACGGCGCCTCCTACACCTTTAACGGAAAAGGGGAGTACATCCTGACCCACTCTCCGGACTATAACCTGACCATCCAAGGCAGAACCGAGCCCATGAACG GGACCGCTCTGAAGGCCACGAGGCTGACGTCCGTCGCGATGAGGGAGGCGGCGTCTGACGTGGTGGAGGTGAGACTCATAGACGGCGCGGATCAGCTGGAGGTTCTGGTGAACCAGCgggttctctctttctcagagcaGAGCTGGATAGATCTGAAAG gtgtgtttgtgtattcctCCATATCCAAGAACGCCACTGTCATGTTCCCGTCTGGAGCCGGGGTGGAGGTCCGGGCCGGCCCGGGCACCTTGGCGACCACCGTGCTCCTCCCCCGAGAGTTTCGGGACAAAACCCGCGGGCTGCTGGGCCGGATGAACGAGAACCCTGATGACGACCTGACCTCAAGCAGCGGAGAGGTCATCGGCGCGACCGAGAACAAACCCGAGGACGTCTTCAGATTCGGTGCCAGCT GGGCCATCGCCAATGAAACGTCTCTGTTTACATACGACTCAGAGTATCTGCTGAAGGAGTACTACTTCGGCCCAAAACACGACCCCGCGTTCGTTCCGGCGTTCTCGGTGACGGAGGACTCAGGCGACCCTCTCCTGGAGCAGACGCTGAAGATGTGTTTCGGAAAAGGTTCGCAGTTCTGCAAGTACGACGCCCTCGTCACAAGAAACCTGGAGATGGGCAACGCCACCTTGCGTTCATTCCAGAGTCACCAGTCCGTCATCAAAGACCTGGAGCCCG TATTATCCTGCGGCTGGTTACCTCCACCCTCCCACGGCCAGAAAGAGGGACAACTTTACCTGGAGGGAGCCAAGGTGACCTTCTCCTGTAACCATGGTTACCGTCTCTACGGTTCCGCGGAGCGCACCTGCCTAGATACGGGCAAATGGTCTGGGGAAACAGCGAGTTGTGTGTCTG atAACACCTTGGCCATCGTGCTGGGGAGCGTAGGGGCGATACTGACACTCGTCGTCATGGCAATCGCCATTGCCCTTTACACCAGGAAGCAGAAGAG